The window CCGCGCGGGGATGTGGAGATGTGGCTGTGCGGGAATGTTCCAGACCCACCGGCTGATCCCGGTGTCGACGAAGTTGTCGCCTACGCCGAGTTGGCTGCGCTCGTGGCCGACCGTGCGATGGACAGTGTTGTGCGACAGCAATTCTGGCGGTATCGGCCGGACCTCATTCGTGACCGCCACGGCCTCTACATCGAGATGGGCGACGTTATGTGCGACGTGGTGTCGCGCATCTCCGAAGGGGCGCGACCGCGCGAGGGCAGCGAACTCGACGGCTTCGTCAACGCTCACGCCGACGCCCGCGGTGAACGCGACTCCCGGCGCTTCCGTGCGCAACTCCTGGCCGGCGCCACCGACGACGACCAGCGGATTCATCGTTACTGGGCATTGACAGATCAGGTCCTCGGCGACCGCGTCACTGTCGGGCGAGCCCACAACTGGGTGTACAAGGCACTGGCCGACTCCGCCGACGCGCACTGAAACGCTATGGCATGGGTCACCATGGTACTGACAATCATTGTCAGTAAGGTTTAGGATGCTGTTCTATGACCCAAGCCATGCACGTATTGACCCGGACCGATTTGCACGACGTCGAGCTCACCCCGGCCGAGGTCATCGAAATCGTGGAAGAGGCCTATCTGGCTTTCGCGCAAGGGGATTCGCGGTGCCCCGTGAAGCTGATGATGCCCATCCCGAAGACCGAGCGGGATGCGGTGTCGTATTCGATGCTCGGATATGACGGGTCGCTGGAGCAGGTCGGGTTCAAGACCTCGTATCGGCAGGGTAGTGAGAGCGCCGAGAAGTACTACACGACAATCAGTTTGTACGACGATGTGACGGGGCTGCCGTTCGCGTTCATGGATTGTCAGCGGGTGGGTGCGGCTCGCACGCCGGCGACCACGGCGATCACCGCGAAGCATTGTGCGCGCGAAGGGGCGACGAGTGCGTTGATGCTCGGCACCGGGGTGCAGGGGCGAAATACGTTGCCGTACTTGGCAACCGCGCTGCCGCGGTTGGAAAGATTGCGGTTGTTCGGCACTCATCCGGACGGGATCGCCGAGAGTGTCGCCATCATGCGGCGCTGGTTCCCCGACCGCGAGATCGACCTGGTCGACGACGTGCCTTCGGCGGTGGCGGAGTCGGACATCGTCGTGGTCGCTTCCGGGCGGGCGGCGCATCCGAAGGTGCGCACCGAGTGGTTGCGGCCGGGTGGGTTGCTCATCTCGGTGGCGAGCAAAGGAGTGGAGAGCGGGGCGTTGCGGCAGGCCGACTACGCGATCGCGACCAGCACCGGCCAATTGGGTGTCACCGGAACACGTTTGGCTGGGTCCGGTGAAACGGTCCGGATCGATGCCGAGCTTCCGCAGATCGTTGCAGGCCGGGCTCCGGGACGGCGCGCCGACGATGATCGAGTCTTCGCGTTCTCCAGCGGAATGATCATCACCGACATTCCGGTGGCGCATGCGCTGGCCACCCGCGCGGTGGCGGCCGGGCGCGGACAGCGGGTGGAACTGTGGACCTGAGCACCGAGTTGATGAAACTGACTGCACTGGAACAGGAGTGGCAGCGTCGGGTGCGGTCCGAGCCGGACTTGCTGTTCGACATCCACCATGCCGTCGGCGGGCCGTTCCATGTCGTCTACCCGCAGCAGTTCGAGCAGAACCTGCGGTCGTTTCAGGAAGTGCTTGCCGTACATCGGGTTCCGGGGCGGGTCTACTACGGAAAGAAGGCGAACAAGGCGGGCTGCTGGCTCGATGTCGTCGCCGACTTCGACGGATCGGTGGACGTGGCGAGCGAACCGGAGCTGGTGCACGCGCTCGCGCATGGTGTGCGAGGCCGCGATATCGGCGTGACGGGCGCGGCCAAGAGTGCCGAGCTGCTGCGGCTCGCCGCCCGGCACGATTGTGTGGTGGCCGTCGACGCGCTCGACGAGCTCGAGCGACTCGCCGAGATAGCCGGAAGGTCCGGCCGGGTACGAATCCTGTTGCGCCGCCTACCCCCTAACGCACCGCACAGCCGGTTCGGCTTGTCGGAGCCCGACCTCGAAGCGGCCGTCACCCGGTGCGGACAACTCGATGCGGTCGACCTGATCGGCTTCTCCTTCCATCTCGACGGCTACCAGGTGCGGCCACGCGCCGAGCTCGCCTATGACCTGATCACCCTGTGCGCCAAGGCAAAAGCTCAGGGCCACCCGATCTCCGCCATCTCCATCGGCGGCGGCTTCGCTTGCAGCTACCTGAGCGAGGCGGACTGGGCGGCGTTCACCGAACGCGGCACCGGCCAGCTGTTCCACGCGGGCAAACGATTCGACAAGTTCTATCCCTACGCGCAGGGGCCGAACGGCGCGGCCATGCTCGACGCGATCCTCACCACCGGCTTCGACGGCCGGACCTTGGCAGATCACCTGCGCGCCAACGACGTCGAACTGTTCCTCGAACCCGGCCGCGCCCTGCTCATCGACGCCGGTTTCACCGCTTTCCCGGTACTCGGTTTCAAACGCAATGCCGACCACGGAATCACGACGGTGCAGGGATTGAGCATGAGCGTGTCCGAACAATGGAAAGGCAGCGAATTCCTGCCCGATCCCATTCTGCTGCCGCGCAACGCCGATTCCGCCGCGACCCCGATCGCCTCCTGCGTCGGCGGCTCCAGCTGCATGGAATACGACGTGCTCACCTGGCGCAAGATCATCCTGCCGCAGCGCCCGGAATTCGGTGATCTGCTGCTGTATCCGAATACCGCCGGATATCAGATGGACAAGAACGAAAGCGAATTCCATCAACTGCCGCTACCGCCGAAGGTGGTGGTCACCGACGACGGCGACCGGCTGCACTGGAGGCTGGACCGGTGACGCGGCTGCCCCGGATCCGGGAGAACGTCGTTCGGCACGCCTCCGAATTGATCGGCGCCACCCCACTGCTCGAACTCACCCGCACCGGCGCGGGCAGCCGCCTGCTGCTCAAGCTGGAGCAGTTCAACCCGACCGGCTCGGCGAAGGTGCGGATGGCGCGGGAGATGGTGCTCCAAGCCGAACGGGACGGCCTGCTGCGTCCCGGCGGGCACATCGTCGAACCCACCTCCGGCAATACCGGGACCGGTCTGGCCCTGATGGCGCTGGAACGCGGCTACACCTTCACCGCCGTCGTCGACGGGCACGCGGCCCAGGACAAGTTGCGCGCCATGAAAGCCATGGGGGCACAACTGGTTCGAGTGGACGGCGCGGATACCGGCGGTCCGAGCACGGTCGAGCGCCGCCGGGTCGCCGGCGAGATCGCCGCGGCCACCGGCGCGTATCGCCCGGACCAGCACAACAATCCGCACAACAACGCGGGCTATCGCGAACTGGCGGGCGAACTGCACACCGATCTGAACACCGACGTCGACTACCTGGTCGGCGCGGTCGGCACCGGCGGATCCCTCTGCGGCACAGTCGAAGAGCTACGCCGACTGGGTTCGCGGGTGCGGGCGATCGGCATCGAACCCGCCGGTTCGATCATCTTCGGCGGTCCCGCCGGTCGCTACTGGCAGACCGGCGCGGGCAGCCCCGCCGGATTCGCGGTCGGCGGCAACGTGAAATACGCCGCCATCGACGAGGCCTGCCAGGTCGGCGACGTGGACGCTTTCGCCACCGCGCGGGTGGTGGCGCGGCGCATCGGCATCCTGATCGGCGGTACCGCGGGCGCGGCGGTGTTCGCGGCCTTGCGCAGGCTGGTGCAGCTGCCGGCGGGCAGTACCGCGGTGGTGCTGGCCTGCGACGCGGGGGAGAAGTACCTCGACACCGTCTACGACGAGGACTGGCTGCTGGCCCGCGGGCTGTATTCCGAAGCGGCACAACAGCGCGTCCTCCGGCTGTTCGACGCCTACGACGCATCGCTGCGGCTGGCCGCCGCCGATGCCTGCCGCGCGGGGTTCGACAGCGACCGCGCGCTGGCCAAGACGGGAAGTTGAAAGACCCATGAGATTTCGAACAAGCGACTATCGCGTGATCGTCGCGCTGGCCGCGCCCATCGCCGGCATCCAGCTCGCCCAAGTCGCGCTGACCACTGTGGATCTGGCCATGATGGGCCTGCTCGGCATCGCCGCGGTGGCGGCGGGCGGCTTGGCGCTGCTGCTCTACAACCAGATCCGCACCATGTGCGTCGGCATGGTCACCGGCGTCGGCAACATGGTGGCGGGTGCCGTCGGCCGGGGCGAAAAGCGCACCGGAACAGGCGAACTCGACGACCAGGCGCGGGCCGAGGTGCGCGGTTACGTGCGGGCCGCCTTGGCCGTCGCGACCGTGATCGCAGTGGCGGGCGCGCTGATCCTGAGCGGGCTCGGCTACGCACTGACCTGGCTCGGCCAGGATCCTGCCGTTCTGGATCTGGCCCGCCCGATCATCTGGACGCTGGCGCCCGGCCTGATCCCGATGCTGTGGCTGAACGTGCTGCGCCAGTACGCGGTCGGCATGCGCCGCGCCGGTTCGCTGCTGCGGGTGACGCTGCTGTCCATCGCCGTCAACGCCGGGCTGAACGCGCTGTTCATCTTCGGCTGGTTCGGCGTCCCGGAACTCGGCCTGGCCGGAATCGGATTGTCCACCACGCTGGTTCAGCTCTGGACCTTCGGCACCTATCTGTCCAGCGTGCGCCGCGATCCCGTGCTCGGCGAGCTGCTCTCGCTGCAAGCCTGGCGCGCCGACCCCGGCACCGTCCGGCGCATCGTCTCGATGGGCACCCCGATCTCGCTCACCTACGGCGCGGAAGCCGCCGTCACCTCGGTCGCGACGCTGCTGATGGGTGGTTTCGGGCCGGTCGCGCTGGCCGCGAGCAATATCGTGAACCAACTGGCCTACATCGTCTATCAGGTGAATATCGGCCTGTCCCAAGGCTCGTCGATCCTGGTCAGCCGGACCATCGGACAGGGGGAGTGGGAGCAGGTGCGCGGTGTCGCCCAGCGGACCTTCGTCCTCGGGTTCGGATTCATGACCCTGGTCGGCGGCTGCTACGTCCTGTTCCCGCGCACCGTGCTGGCACCGTTCCTCGGCTCCCACCACGACGACACGGCAGTGGTCGCGGCGGCCTCGGCGCTGTTGTGGTTCGCGATCGCGCAGCAGTACTGCAAGGGCTCACAGAACCTGTGCATCGGACTGCTGCGCGGCATCGGCAATACGAAAGCCGGACTACGCAATACGTTGATCGGCTACTTCGCCGTCGGAATCCCCGCCATGGTGGTGTTCGGATACGGCCTGGATTGGCGGGGTCCCGGTATCTGGCTCGGGTTGTGTCTGGGATTCGGCACGACTGCGGCGCTGGTGTGGCGCACTTTCCTGCACAGCGTGCCGAAATCGGGTCAGCTGGCGGTAGCGGGTGCCGGTGCCCAATAGACCGCCGCCGTGGAGCGCTTCCGCATGGCGGCGAAGCTATGGCGGGCGGGGCTGAGCAATGCGGTGAACCAAGAGCGACGATGCTCGGCGAGCGCGGCCGCGACGGCAGGGATCTGGAGGCAGTGCACGCCCCCTGCCATACCCAAACGGTGGCGACCCGTCTGGTGGATTCTGGTGCTCAATCGTGTTCCTTTGCTAGCTGGTTCTCTGGCCTGGATCGCCTGCGCCGAAGATTAGCCGAAGAAATGGGTGTGTCAGAGTATTTTGCGGAAGTAATTGGCGTGGCGTGTCGGAAAGTTCGCGGGTCGGAGCCCGCTTCTGCCGAAAATGTTGCGAATTGGTCTCAGCGGCGTCACGGAACGGGAAAGGGTTAGCTGGGCGGGTGAATCCGGCTGCGGCGGTGGGTAATCAGCTGAGCCGGAGCATCGGACGGCGGGGGGTGCGCGGCGGTGTGGGCGGTGGATGCGAGACTGGTCCGATGTTGCGGATCGGCCTCACCGGAGGCATGGGAGCGGGCAAGTCGACGGTGGCGCGGATTCTGGCCGAACGCGGCGCGGTCCTCATTGATTCCGACGTGATAGCCAGGGAAGTCGTCGCGCCCGGCACCGAGGGGCTGGCCGCGTTGGTGGCCGCGTTCGGCGACGACATTCTCGCCGAGGACGGCAGCCTGGACCGGCCCGCACTGGCCGCGCGCGCGTTCGCCGACGACGAATCCCGCGCCACGTTGAATTCCATTACGCATCCATTGGTGGGTAAACGCACCGGCGAGTTGATTTCCGCCGCGGCGCCGGATGCGATTCTGGTGCAAGATATTCCGTTGCTTGTCGAGAATGGTCTCGCGCCATTGATGAATCTGGTTCTGGTCGTCGATGTCGAGGCCGAAACCCGGATCCGGCGGCTGGTCGAATTCCGCGGTGTTTCCGAAATCGATGCGCGCGCGCGTATTTCGGCGCAGGCCACCGACGAGCAGCGGCGCGCGGTCGCGGATGTGCTGCTGGACAACAACGGTGCGCCCGGCGCGATCGACGCGGTGGTGCACCGGTTGTGGGACGAGCGGCTGGTGCCCTTCGAGCAGAACAAGCGCACCGGCAGTCCGGCCAAGGGTGAGCTGCGGCTGGTGCCCGCCGATCCGGACTGGGCGGCACAGGCGCAGCGGATCATCGCGCGGTTGTGGGTCGCCTGCGGTGCGGCGGCGCAGCGGATCGACCACATCGGGTCCACCGCGGTGCCCGGGCTCGACGCCAAGGACGTGATCGACATCCAGATCACCGTGGCCGATATGGCAGCCGCCGACGGACTGCTGACCGCGTTGGCGGAGGCGGGCTTCCCGCGCAAAGACGATGTGACAGACGACAATCCGAAGCCGACCGAGGGGGATCCGGCGGGCGCTGATCATGCACTGTGGACCAAGCGGTTGCACGGCAGTGCCGACCCGGGTCGCCCGGCCAACGTGCATATCCGCGCGGAAGGCACACCCGGACAGCGGTTCGCGCTCGAGTTCCGCGACTGGCTGCGTTCGGACGCGGCGGCCCGCGCCGAATACCTCGAGGTGAAGCGCGAAGCCGAAGCCAAGGCTGCCGGGCTGTCCGGCGCGGCGGCCGCCGACGCCTACTACGGCGTGAAGGAACCTTGGTTCGACGCGGCTTACGAACGGCTGCGCTGAGTCAGCGCCAGGTCAGCTCGATGCCCTGGCCGGTCAGCCAGCGTTCCAGCGAATAGCCGTTGGCGGCGATGCCGTCCATGGTGCTGGCGGCGTGCTCGATCGCGGCCTGCGCCTCGGTCAGGTCGAGGTAGCCCGCGGCGTGCGCGGCCAGCAGTTCGTCGACATCGAGCAGTTCGCTGTCGCGCCCGGTGCGCACCGTGATGTCGAGATAGTGGTCGACCGACTTCCAGCGCTGCGGGCCGACCTGGCTGTACGCACCGAGATCCAGGTAGTAGTCCTGGTCGCGCTGATGCGCGGGGTTGAAGTGGAAGACGGTCGCGCGCAACGACAGCTTCGGCAGCAGCCAGGACTCGATGTAGTGGAACTCCACGTGATCGGAGGAGCGCGCCATGTACAGGCCCCAGGGCGCCACCTGATAGCTGTCGACCTCGCGGACGAACCCCTTGGGGTCCGTATTGGTCAGGCTCGCGAGGTCGAAGTACTCGACCTTGGGTGGGTGCAGGTCCACTGCCGGTGCCTGTGTCATGCACTCAGAATCTACCGTCGACGGCGCTACGTCGAGTCGTAAAGGTAGCTGTGTTGTTCACGGCGCCTTATCGCGGCCGCGAAACTTGTCGGTGCCTGCGCTTACGCTGGGTACATGGCTTTCGCTACCGAGATCCCTGATGAGGCTCAGCCGCCGCTCGCGCATTCGGAGTTCCGCCCGGTCGGGGAGATCGAGCGCTCCGAAGCGCGGATCCAGGTGGTCAGTGATCTGAAACCGGCCGGCGACCAGCCCGCCGCCATCGCCGAGCTGGAACGGCGGATCACCGCCGGCGAGCGCGATGTGGTGCTGCTCGGCGCCACCGGCACCGGTAAGTCGGCCACCACGGCCTGGCTCATCGAGAAGCTGCAGCGACCCACCCTGGTGATGGCGCCGAACAAGACGCTGGCCGCCCAGCTCGCCAACGAGCTGCGGGAGATGCTGCCGAACAACGCGGTCGAGTACTTCGTTTCGTACTACGACTACTACCAGCCCGAGGCGTACATCGCGCAGACCGATACCTACATCGAGAAGGACAGCTCGATCAACGACGATGTCGAGCGGCTGCGGCACTCGGCGACGTCGAGCCTGCTGTCGCGGCGCGATGTCGTGGTGGTCGCGTCGGTGTCGTGCATCTACGGCCTCGGTACCCCGCAGTCCTACCTGGATCGCTCGGTGTCGCTCGAGGTGGGCAACGAGATCGATCGCGATGCCCTGCTGCGGCTGCTGGTCGACGTGCAGTACACCCGCAACGACATGTCCTTTGTGCGTGGCTCGTTCCGGGTGCGCGGCGACACCGTCGAGATCATCCCCTCCTACGAGGAGCTCGCGGTCCGCATCGAGTTCTTCGGCGACGAGATCGAAGCGCTCTACTATCTGCATCCGCTCACCGGCGACGTGGTGCGGCAGGTCGATCGGCTGCGTATCTTCCCGGCCACCCACTATGTGGCGGGCCCGGAGCGGATGGAGCGCGCGGTCAAGGAGATCGAGGCCGAGCTCGAGCAGCGCCTGGCCGAGTTCGAGCGTCAGGGCAAGCTGCTGGAGGCACAGCGGCTGCGCATGCGCACCCAATACGACATCGAGATGATCCGCCAGGTCGGGTTCTGCTCCGGCATCGAGAACTACTCGCGCCATATCGACGGCCGCCCCGCCGGTTCCGCGCCCGCCACCCTGATCGACTACTTCCCCGACGACTTCCTGCTCGTCATCGACGAATCGCACGTCACTGTGCCGCAGATCGGCGGCATGTACGAGGGCGACATGTCGCGCAAGCGCAACCTGGTGGAGTTCGGCTTCCGGCTCCCGTCCGCGATCGACAACCGCCCGCTCACCTGGGAAGAGTTCGCCGACCGGATCGGGCAGA is drawn from Nocardia sp. XZ_19_385 and contains these coding sequences:
- a CDS encoding MerR family transcriptional regulator encodes the protein MTDNTQASVVMSIGELARSAGLAVRTIRFYCDEGILESRRSAGGHRIFDAEAATERVLLIRRLRALGLGLGAITEVLHGERSLEEAITAESARLDVEFRSLGWRRAALRAVEAAAPGQRASRLALLAAAHDGVAAHDCLVQFWRRVLDPLPRGDVEMWLCGNVPDPPADPGVDEVVAYAELAALVADRAMDSVVRQQFWRYRPDLIRDRHGLYIEMGDVMCDVVSRISEGARPREGSELDGFVNAHADARGERDSRRFRAQLLAGATDDDQRIHRYWALTDQVLGDRVTVGRAHNWVYKALADSADAH
- a CDS encoding ornithine cyclodeaminase family protein gives rise to the protein MTQAMHVLTRTDLHDVELTPAEVIEIVEEAYLAFAQGDSRCPVKLMMPIPKTERDAVSYSMLGYDGSLEQVGFKTSYRQGSESAEKYYTTISLYDDVTGLPFAFMDCQRVGAARTPATTAITAKHCAREGATSALMLGTGVQGRNTLPYLATALPRLERLRLFGTHPDGIAESVAIMRRWFPDREIDLVDDVPSAVAESDIVVVASGRAAHPKVRTEWLRPGGLLISVASKGVESGALRQADYAIATSTGQLGVTGTRLAGSGETVRIDAELPQIVAGRAPGRRADDDRVFAFSSGMIITDIPVAHALATRAVAAGRGQRVELWT
- a CDS encoding alanine racemase; the protein is MKLTALEQEWQRRVRSEPDLLFDIHHAVGGPFHVVYPQQFEQNLRSFQEVLAVHRVPGRVYYGKKANKAGCWLDVVADFDGSVDVASEPELVHALAHGVRGRDIGVTGAAKSAELLRLAARHDCVVAVDALDELERLAEIAGRSGRVRILLRRLPPNAPHSRFGLSEPDLEAAVTRCGQLDAVDLIGFSFHLDGYQVRPRAELAYDLITLCAKAKAQGHPISAISIGGGFACSYLSEADWAAFTERGTGQLFHAGKRFDKFYPYAQGPNGAAMLDAILTTGFDGRTLADHLRANDVELFLEPGRALLIDAGFTAFPVLGFKRNADHGITTVQGLSMSVSEQWKGSEFLPDPILLPRNADSAATPIASCVGGSSCMEYDVLTWRKIILPQRPEFGDLLLYPNTAGYQMDKNESEFHQLPLPPKVVVTDDGDRLHWRLDR
- a CDS encoding PLP-dependent cysteine synthase family protein, which gives rise to MTRLPRIRENVVRHASELIGATPLLELTRTGAGSRLLLKLEQFNPTGSAKVRMAREMVLQAERDGLLRPGGHIVEPTSGNTGTGLALMALERGYTFTAVVDGHAAQDKLRAMKAMGAQLVRVDGADTGGPSTVERRRVAGEIAAATGAYRPDQHNNPHNNAGYRELAGELHTDLNTDVDYLVGAVGTGGSLCGTVEELRRLGSRVRAIGIEPAGSIIFGGPAGRYWQTGAGSPAGFAVGGNVKYAAIDEACQVGDVDAFATARVVARRIGILIGGTAGAAVFAALRRLVQLPAGSTAVVLACDAGEKYLDTVYDEDWLLARGLYSEAAQQRVLRLFDAYDASLRLAAADACRAGFDSDRALAKTGS
- a CDS encoding MATE family efflux transporter, whose product is MRFRTSDYRVIVALAAPIAGIQLAQVALTTVDLAMMGLLGIAAVAAGGLALLLYNQIRTMCVGMVTGVGNMVAGAVGRGEKRTGTGELDDQARAEVRGYVRAALAVATVIAVAGALILSGLGYALTWLGQDPAVLDLARPIIWTLAPGLIPMLWLNVLRQYAVGMRRAGSLLRVTLLSIAVNAGLNALFIFGWFGVPELGLAGIGLSTTLVQLWTFGTYLSSVRRDPVLGELLSLQAWRADPGTVRRIVSMGTPISLTYGAEAAVTSVATLLMGGFGPVALAASNIVNQLAYIVYQVNIGLSQGSSILVSRTIGQGEWEQVRGVAQRTFVLGFGFMTLVGGCYVLFPRTVLAPFLGSHHDDTAVVAAASALLWFAIAQQYCKGSQNLCIGLLRGIGNTKAGLRNTLIGYFAVGIPAMVVFGYGLDWRGPGIWLGLCLGFGTTAALVWRTFLHSVPKSGQLAVAGAGAQ
- the coaE gene encoding dephospho-CoA kinase, whose product is MLRIGLTGGMGAGKSTVARILAERGAVLIDSDVIAREVVAPGTEGLAALVAAFGDDILAEDGSLDRPALAARAFADDESRATLNSITHPLVGKRTGELISAAAPDAILVQDIPLLVENGLAPLMNLVLVVDVEAETRIRRLVEFRGVSEIDARARISAQATDEQRRAVADVLLDNNGAPGAIDAVVHRLWDERLVPFEQNKRTGSPAKGELRLVPADPDWAAQAQRIIARLWVACGAAAQRIDHIGSTAVPGLDAKDVIDIQITVADMAAADGLLTALAEAGFPRKDDVTDDNPKPTEGDPAGADHALWTKRLHGSADPGRPANVHIRAEGTPGQRFALEFRDWLRSDAAARAEYLEVKREAEAKAAGLSGAAAADAYYGVKEPWFDAAYERLR
- a CDS encoding DUF402 domain-containing protein yields the protein MTQAPAVDLHPPKVEYFDLASLTNTDPKGFVREVDSYQVAPWGLYMARSSDHVEFHYIESWLLPKLSLRATVFHFNPAHQRDQDYYLDLGAYSQVGPQRWKSVDHYLDITVRTGRDSELLDVDELLAAHAAGYLDLTEAQAAIEHAASTMDGIAANGYSLERWLTGQGIELTWR
- the uvrB gene encoding excinuclease ABC subunit UvrB; amino-acid sequence: MAFATEIPDEAQPPLAHSEFRPVGEIERSEARIQVVSDLKPAGDQPAAIAELERRITAGERDVVLLGATGTGKSATTAWLIEKLQRPTLVMAPNKTLAAQLANELREMLPNNAVEYFVSYYDYYQPEAYIAQTDTYIEKDSSINDDVERLRHSATSSLLSRRDVVVVASVSCIYGLGTPQSYLDRSVSLEVGNEIDRDALLRLLVDVQYTRNDMSFVRGSFRVRGDTVEIIPSYEELAVRIEFFGDEIEALYYLHPLTGDVVRQVDRLRIFPATHYVAGPERMERAVKEIEAELEQRLAEFERQGKLLEAQRLRMRTQYDIEMIRQVGFCSGIENYSRHIDGRPAGSAPATLIDYFPDDFLLVIDESHVTVPQIGGMYEGDMSRKRNLVEFGFRLPSAIDNRPLTWEEFADRIGQTVYLSATPGPYELGQAGGEVVEQVIRPTGLVDPKVIVKPTKGQIDDLLHEIRLRTERDERVLVTTLTKKMSEDLTDYLLGLGVRVRYLHSEIDTLRRVELLRQLRLGEYDVLVGINLLREGLDLPEVSLVAILDADKEGFLRSSTSLIQTIGRAARNVSGEVHMYADKITDSMQHAIEETDRRRAKQVAYNEKMGIDPQPLRKKIADILDQVYQEADDSEVAVGGSGRNASRGRRAQGEPGRAVSAGVYEGRDIKSMPRAELADLVKEMTAQMMNAARELQFELAGRLRDEIADLKKELRGMDAAGLS